The following are from one region of the Jatrophihabitans telluris genome:
- a CDS encoding alpha/beta fold hydrolase, with the protein MPADHRSSRPRSRLRAVREIEVRTHVVHGYRRVFRIAGDTAGESAKSPLLLIHGIGDNSTTWLPVMSALARNHLVIAPDLLGHGQSDKPRADYSVAAYANGMRDLLGTLDIDRVNLVGHSLGGGVAMQFAYQFPERTERLVLVGSGGVGRQVNPVLRAASVPGADLALSLLRLPGARWQTRLVVKALELLDTGLGRDAPDLLRLVDALPDATARSAFVRTLRAVVDWRGQVVTMLDRCYLARGMPTLLVWGSRDRVLPVAHAYRAHAAMPGSRLEIFSGAGHFPFHAEPERFVALLEDFLASTAPANWSLEQWRELLRSGRPVADPRLMGAGQPPAAYPELQAASERSAT; encoded by the coding sequence ATGCCCGCCGATCACCGGTCCTCCCGCCCGCGCTCGCGGTTGCGAGCCGTGCGGGAGATCGAGGTGCGCACCCACGTGGTGCACGGCTATCGGCGCGTCTTCCGCATCGCCGGTGACACCGCCGGGGAGTCGGCCAAGAGTCCTCTGCTGCTGATCCACGGCATCGGTGACAACTCGACCACCTGGCTGCCGGTGATGTCGGCCCTGGCGCGCAATCATCTCGTGATCGCCCCTGATCTGCTCGGACACGGCCAGTCGGACAAGCCCCGAGCCGACTACTCGGTGGCCGCCTACGCCAACGGCATGCGAGATCTGCTCGGCACGCTCGACATCGACCGGGTGAACCTGGTCGGGCATTCGCTCGGTGGCGGCGTGGCGATGCAGTTCGCCTACCAGTTCCCGGAACGGACCGAGCGGCTCGTACTCGTCGGCAGCGGTGGGGTCGGACGGCAGGTCAATCCGGTGCTGCGGGCGGCCTCCGTACCAGGGGCGGACCTGGCCCTGTCCCTGCTCAGGCTGCCCGGCGCGCGGTGGCAGACCCGTCTGGTGGTCAAGGCCCTGGAGTTGCTGGACACCGGCCTGGGGCGGGATGCCCCGGACCTGCTGCGGCTGGTCGACGCGCTGCCCGACGCGACGGCCCGATCGGCTTTCGTCCGCACGCTGCGTGCGGTCGTCGACTGGCGCGGACAGGTCGTGACCATGCTGGACCGCTGCTACCTCGCGCGCGGCATGCCCACCCTGCTGGTGTGGGGCTCGCGTGACCGGGTACTGCCGGTCGCACACGCCTACCGGGCCCACGCGGCGATGCCGGGATCGCGCCTGGAGATCTTCTCCGGCGCCGGGCACTTTCCCTTCCACGCCGAGCCCGAACGCTTCGTCGCGTTGCTGGAGGACTTCCTCGCGTCCACTGCACCGGCCAACTGGAGCCTGGAGCAATGGCGTGAGCTGCTGCGCTCAGGTCGTCCGGTCGCCGACCCGCGGTTGATGGGCGCCGGCCAGCCTCCGGCCGCGTATCCCGAGCTGCAGGCAGCCAGCGAGCGCAGCGCAACCTGA
- a CDS encoding NADP-dependent isocitrate dehydrogenase yields the protein MSKIKVEGKVVELDGDEMTRIIWQFIKDRLIHPYLDVDLEYYDLGIEHRDATDDQVTIDAANAIKKHGVGVKCATITPDEARVEEFGLKKMWRSPNGTIRNILGGVIFREPIIISNIPRLVPGWTKPIIVGRHAFGDQYRATDFRTPGEGTLTVTFTPSDGSAPIEHEVYRFPSAGIAQVQYNLDQSIFDFARSSMNYGLARNYPVYLSTKNTILKAYDGRFKDIFAEVFETEFKDKFAAAGLTYEHRLIDDMVAAALKWEGGYVWACKNYDGDVQSDTVAQGFGSLGLMTSVLSTPDGRTVEAEAAHGTVTRHYRQHQAGEPTSTNPIASIYAWTRGLAHRGKLDGTPEVSAFADTLEDVVIKSVEAGKMTKDLALLVGPEQEWQTTEAFLATLDDNLAARIA from the coding sequence ATGTCGAAGATCAAGGTCGAAGGCAAGGTCGTCGAGCTCGACGGCGACGAGATGACGCGGATCATCTGGCAGTTCATCAAGGACCGGCTGATCCACCCGTACCTCGACGTCGACCTGGAGTACTACGACCTGGGCATCGAGCACCGCGACGCGACCGACGACCAGGTCACCATCGACGCGGCCAACGCGATCAAGAAGCACGGCGTCGGCGTCAAGTGCGCCACCATCACTCCCGATGAGGCACGGGTCGAGGAGTTCGGGCTGAAGAAGATGTGGCGCTCGCCCAACGGCACGATCCGCAACATCCTCGGCGGCGTCATCTTCCGCGAGCCGATCATCATCTCCAACATCCCGCGCCTGGTGCCCGGGTGGACGAAGCCGATCATCGTCGGGCGCCACGCGTTCGGCGACCAGTACCGTGCCACCGACTTCCGCACCCCCGGCGAGGGAACGCTGACGGTCACCTTCACCCCGTCCGACGGCAGCGCGCCGATCGAGCACGAGGTCTACCGGTTCCCCAGCGCCGGAATCGCCCAGGTTCAGTACAACCTGGACCAGTCGATCTTCGACTTCGCCCGCTCGTCCATGAACTACGGCCTGGCCCGTAACTACCCGGTCTACCTGTCGACGAAGAACACGATTCTCAAGGCCTACGACGGCCGGTTCAAGGACATCTTCGCCGAGGTGTTCGAGACCGAGTTCAAGGACAAGTTCGCCGCCGCCGGGCTCACCTACGAGCACCGGCTCATCGACGACATGGTGGCCGCCGCCCTGAAATGGGAGGGCGGCTACGTGTGGGCCTGCAAGAACTACGACGGTGACGTGCAGTCCGACACCGTCGCCCAGGGTTTCGGCTCGCTCGGTCTGATGACCTCGGTCCTGTCGACCCCGGACGGCCGCACCGTCGAGGCCGAGGCCGCGCACGGCACGGTGACCCGGCACTATCGTCAGCACCAGGCGGGCGAGCCCACCTCGACCAATCCCATCGCCTCCATCTACGCCTGGACGCGCGGCCTGGCCCACCGCGGCAAGCTCGACGGCACCCCTGAGGTGTCCGCGTTCGCCGACACGCTCGAGGACGTCGTCATCAAGTCCGTCGAGGCCGGCAAGATGACCAAGGATCTGGCCCTGCTGGTCGGGCCCGAGCAGGAATGGCAGACCACCGAGGCGTTCCTGGCCACGCTGGACGACAACCTGGCTGCACGCATCGCCTGA
- a CDS encoding DUF885 domain-containing protein: MTTDPTPTTASRKPTDVDALAERYLDAAAELDPTMATYVGLAGYDDRMPDLSPAGLAEVDALHERTLAELAGVQPTDDVDRVTILALTERLELARELYAIGAPLSDVKNIASPVQGLRDIFDLMPTATAEDWTTVARRLTAIEPAIEGYVESLRLAASRGDVAATRQIRACITQCESNLGPDGFFASLARRASETGVLSEAASTDLDDGILAAQRGYASLRDFFADELLAQGRETDACGRERYQLHSREFLGARVDLEETYAWGQAELARISALMNETADRIKPGADVAGAIAFLDQDPSRKLHGTDALREWMQQKSDAAIEALADTHFDIPGPVRTLECMIAPTTTGVIYYTGPSDDFSRPGRMWWSVPPGVTEFSTWRELTTVYHEGVPGHHLQIAQTVYRRELLNRWRRLASWTSGHGEGWALYAEWLMADLGFMDDPANRLGLLDGQSMRAARVVIDIGVHCGFPAPAEVGGGEWTYDKAWQLLSSHCNMAEGFLRFELDRYLGWPGQAPSYKIGERLWLQLREEMKARAGDTFDLKDFHRRALDIGGVGLDVLRRAVLGEL, translated from the coding sequence GTGACGACTGACCCCACGCCGACCACCGCCAGCCGCAAGCCCACCGACGTCGACGCGCTCGCCGAGCGCTATCTGGACGCCGCCGCCGAACTCGACCCGACGATGGCGACCTACGTGGGACTGGCCGGCTACGACGACCGGATGCCGGACCTGTCCCCGGCGGGACTGGCCGAGGTGGACGCGCTGCACGAGCGGACACTGGCCGAACTGGCCGGTGTCCAGCCCACTGACGACGTGGACCGAGTGACGATCCTGGCGCTGACCGAGCGGCTGGAGCTGGCCCGCGAGCTCTACGCCATCGGCGCCCCGTTGTCGGACGTGAAGAACATCGCCAGCCCGGTCCAAGGCCTGCGGGACATCTTCGACCTCATGCCGACCGCGACGGCGGAGGACTGGACCACCGTGGCCCGGCGCTTGACGGCGATCGAACCGGCGATCGAGGGCTACGTCGAGTCACTGCGCCTGGCGGCCTCCCGCGGCGATGTGGCCGCCACCCGACAGATCAGGGCGTGCATCACCCAGTGCGAATCCAACCTCGGGCCCGACGGCTTCTTCGCCTCCTTGGCGCGACGGGCCTCGGAGACCGGCGTGCTGAGCGAGGCCGCTTCGACGGACCTGGACGACGGGATTCTCGCCGCCCAGCGGGGGTACGCCTCGCTGCGGGACTTCTTCGCCGACGAGCTGCTGGCCCAGGGCCGCGAGACCGACGCGTGCGGCCGTGAGCGTTACCAGCTGCACTCGCGGGAGTTTCTGGGCGCGAGGGTCGATCTGGAGGAGACCTACGCCTGGGGCCAGGCCGAGCTGGCCCGCATCAGCGCGTTGATGAACGAGACCGCTGACCGGATCAAGCCGGGCGCGGACGTCGCCGGCGCGATCGCGTTCCTGGACCAGGACCCCTCGCGCAAGCTCCACGGCACCGACGCGTTGCGGGAATGGATGCAGCAGAAGTCCGACGCCGCTATCGAAGCCCTGGCCGACACCCACTTCGACATCCCGGGCCCGGTCCGGACCCTCGAATGCATGATCGCCCCGACCACGACCGGCGTCATCTACTACACCGGACCCTCGGACGACTTCTCCCGCCCGGGCCGGATGTGGTGGTCGGTGCCGCCCGGTGTCACCGAGTTCTCGACGTGGCGCGAGCTGACCACGGTCTACCACGAGGGTGTGCCCGGCCATCACCTGCAGATCGCGCAGACGGTCTACCGCCGCGAGTTGCTCAACCGCTGGCGGCGGCTGGCGTCCTGGACGTCCGGGCACGGCGAGGGGTGGGCGCTGTACGCCGAATGGCTGATGGCCGATCTGGGCTTCATGGACGATCCGGCCAACCGGCTCGGGCTGCTCGACGGCCAGTCGATGAGAGCGGCCCGGGTGGTCATCGACATCGGGGTGCACTGCGGCTTCCCCGCTCCGGCCGAGGTCGGCGGCGGCGAGTGGACCTACGACAAGGCCTGGCAGCTGCTGTCCTCGCACTGCAACATGGCCGAGGGCTTCCTGCGTTTCGAGCTGGACCGCTACCTCGGCTGGCCCGGGCAGGCTCCTTCCTACAAGATCGGCGAACGCTTGTGGCTCCAGCTAAGGGAGGAGATGAAGGCCCGCGCCGGTGACACCTTCGATCTGAAGGACTTCCACCGCCGGGCTCTGGACATCGGCGGGGTCGGCCTGGACGTGCTGCGCCGAGCCGTGCTGGGCGAGCTGTAA
- a CDS encoding NAD-binding protein — protein MTAPDEPNGRAGHVIVCGLTDVALRIIEQLHAAGEQITVLHDAPDPRLTRTVAELGIELLVGDARRPEVLLRAELHTAQALVSVSDADLFNLEVALLVRESAPEVRLVVQLTNQNVARAVERLTGPGSVLDTAALASPAFVEACLGQRDHELVVEHESFLVTERVVERHANLRSAYGDLAPIAVVATDGRVTIAPGRDLMVEPGDRVSLIGSPSDFAERREPAGPGRAVRVDLGGRAPHWQESNWHESPTARLVRRVRRALADIERAFWLSLAALFGFGALSTGVLILGYNGPRHERMTPLDAVYFTTETLTTVGFGDFYFAKQHLWLRMWAIGLMIVGATLVTILYARLTDLLISRRISINAGRRLAEELSGHVILIGLGSVGLRVLEQLKALGRDVVVLERDEDNRYLSIARTLGVPVIIGDSTLRQNLQAANLTSASAVAVLTSNDLANIETGLAVDELLADRRTDVPVVMRVFDRRLAHTLEAAFNFHNVRSPSALAAPFFVGAALGLSIMSTFYVEGQPFLLGRLDITADGGLRGQPMAGLGARIRVIAIGRGGPAGPAGAAGPDGGSRLEHPPRRDTRFEPGDRAYLVGPYEELLQVLGHERGARPRT, from the coding sequence ATGACCGCTCCGGATGAACCAAACGGCCGGGCGGGGCACGTCATCGTGTGCGGGCTCACCGACGTCGCGCTGCGGATCATCGAGCAGTTGCACGCCGCCGGTGAGCAGATCACGGTGCTGCACGACGCGCCCGATCCCCGGCTGACCCGGACCGTCGCCGAGCTCGGCATCGAGTTGCTGGTCGGCGACGCGCGGCGGCCAGAGGTCCTGCTGCGCGCCGAACTGCACACCGCCCAAGCCCTGGTCAGCGTCTCCGATGCCGACCTGTTCAACCTCGAAGTCGCTCTGCTGGTTCGCGAAAGTGCACCTGAGGTCCGCCTGGTGGTCCAGCTGACGAACCAGAACGTGGCCCGCGCCGTCGAACGGCTGACCGGGCCGGGCAGTGTGCTCGATACCGCCGCTCTCGCCTCCCCTGCCTTCGTCGAGGCCTGCCTGGGCCAGCGCGACCACGAACTGGTGGTCGAGCACGAGAGCTTCCTGGTCACCGAGCGGGTGGTCGAGCGGCATGCGAACCTGCGCAGCGCCTACGGGGATCTGGCGCCGATCGCCGTGGTCGCCACCGATGGCCGGGTGACGATCGCGCCCGGACGGGACCTGATGGTCGAGCCGGGTGATCGGGTGAGCCTGATCGGGTCCCCGTCGGACTTCGCCGAACGACGTGAACCGGCCGGGCCGGGTCGGGCCGTCCGGGTCGATCTCGGCGGCCGGGCACCGCACTGGCAGGAATCGAACTGGCACGAGTCGCCCACCGCGCGGCTGGTGCGCCGGGTGCGGCGCGCGCTGGCCGACATCGAACGCGCCTTCTGGCTTTCTCTGGCGGCCCTGTTCGGCTTCGGCGCACTGTCCACCGGCGTGTTGATCCTGGGCTACAACGGTCCCCGCCACGAGCGCATGACCCCGCTGGACGCGGTGTACTTCACCACCGAGACGTTGACGACCGTCGGCTTCGGTGACTTCTACTTCGCCAAGCAGCACCTCTGGCTGAGGATGTGGGCCATCGGACTGATGATCGTCGGCGCCACCCTAGTGACGATCCTCTACGCCCGGCTCACCGACCTGTTGATCAGCCGGCGAATCTCCATCAATGCCGGCCGCCGGCTGGCCGAGGAGCTCAGCGGGCACGTGATCCTGATCGGCCTGGGCTCGGTCGGCCTGCGTGTACTGGAACAGCTCAAGGCGCTCGGCCGGGACGTCGTCGTACTCGAACGTGACGAGGACAACCGCTACCTGTCGATCGCACGCACGCTCGGGGTGCCCGTGATCATCGGCGATTCGACGCTGCGGCAGAACCTCCAGGCCGCCAACCTCACCAGCGCGTCCGCCGTCGCCGTGCTGACGTCCAACGACCTGGCCAACATCGAAACCGGTCTGGCCGTCGATGAGCTGCTCGCCGACCGGCGCACCGACGTGCCCGTCGTCATGCGCGTCTTCGACCGGCGGTTGGCGCACACCCTGGAAGCCGCCTTCAACTTCCACAATGTCCGCTCACCGTCGGCGCTCGCGGCGCCGTTCTTCGTCGGCGCTGCCCTCGGGCTGAGCATCATGTCGACGTTCTACGTCGAAGGTCAACCGTTCCTGCTGGGGCGCTTGGACATCACCGCCGACGGGGGGCTGCGCGGTCAGCCGATGGCCGGACTGGGCGCGCGGATCAGGGTGATCGCGATCGGGCGCGGCGGCCCAGCCGGCCCAGCCGGTGCGGCCGGTCCGGACGGTGGCTCACGGTTGGAGCATCCACCTCGGCGGGATACCCGCTTCGAGCCGGGCGACCGGGCCTACCTGGTCGGTCCCTACGAGGAACTGCTGCAGGTTCTCGGTCACGAGCGCGGGGCACGTCCGCGCACGTGA
- a CDS encoding DUF4331 domain-containing protein: MSSHREAPEISKDPVADNTDVYAFVSPDKPDSVTLIANFIPLQQPNGGPNFYEFGEDVLYEIHISNAGNAHADISYQFRFHTKVRNEKTFLYNVGPISSITDPNWNRPQYYSVTRVDHGSDHGSDKGGRGRTKILASGLTVPPVNVGVRSTPNYAATFTNAAVHNLPGGARVFAGQRAEGFHVDLGSIFDLGTLRPFEMAHLIPSAAAVGVNGTQGLNVHSIALQVPIPAISHLGKRPHDPEDEASVIGVWASASRRASRVFVPGSGKSVSYGPYAQVSRLGNPLFNEVIVPMGDKDRWNALDPHADGSFAKYVSKPELAGLLPVLYPGVFPNLAAYSKPRADLTAILLTGIPKGIVPGFSTKTGPVLADMLRLNLAIPPAKSPNDLGVLGGDLAGFPNGRRVSDDVVTIELRAIAGLTIPLVDKSFTPDSAASAVQDGTTNTNSPYLTSFPYLGTPAGGYQTKPGVPAS, translated from the coding sequence ATGTCCTCGCATCGCGAAGCACCGGAGATCTCCAAGGACCCGGTCGCCGACAACACCGACGTCTACGCCTTCGTCAGCCCGGACAAGCCCGACAGCGTCACGCTGATCGCCAACTTCATCCCGTTGCAGCAGCCCAACGGAGGGCCGAATTTCTACGAGTTCGGTGAGGACGTCCTGTACGAGATTCATATCTCCAACGCCGGTAACGCTCACGCCGACATCAGCTACCAGTTCCGATTCCACACGAAGGTCCGCAACGAGAAAACCTTCCTCTACAACGTCGGTCCGATCTCCTCGATCACCGACCCGAACTGGAACCGTCCCCAGTACTACTCGGTCACCCGCGTCGACCACGGCAGCGACCATGGCTCGGACAAGGGCGGCCGGGGACGGACGAAGATCCTCGCCAGTGGCCTGACGGTCCCGCCCGTGAACGTGGGTGTGCGGAGCACACCGAACTATGCCGCGACCTTCACCAACGCGGCCGTGCACAACCTGCCCGGCGGCGCGCGAGTGTTCGCCGGTCAGCGTGCGGAAGGATTCCACGTCGACCTCGGCAGTATCTTCGACCTCGGCACGCTGCGGCCCTTCGAGATGGCGCACCTGATTCCGTCGGCGGCCGCGGTCGGCGTCAACGGCACGCAGGGCCTCAACGTGCACTCCATCGCATTGCAGGTTCCGATCCCGGCGATCAGCCACCTGGGCAAGCGCCCGCACGACCCGGAGGACGAGGCCTCGGTCATCGGCGTCTGGGCCAGCGCCAGCCGCAGGGCCTCGAGGGTCTTCGTTCCCGGTTCGGGCAAGTCGGTGTCCTACGGCCCCTACGCCCAGGTGTCCCGGCTCGGAAACCCCCTGTTCAACGAGGTGATCGTGCCGATGGGGGACAAGGATCGGTGGAACGCCCTCGATCCGCACGCCGACGGCTCCTTCGCCAAGTACGTGAGCAAGCCCGAACTAGCGGGCCTGTTGCCCGTGCTCTACCCGGGGGTGTTCCCGAACCTGGCCGCGTATTCCAAGCCGCGCGCCGACCTGACCGCCATCCTGCTGACCGGTATCCCGAAGGGCATCGTGCCCGGGTTCTCGACCAAGACCGGTCCGGTGCTGGCCGACATGCTGCGGCTGAACCTGGCCATCCCACCGGCGAAGTCGCCCAACGACCTCGGGGTCCTCGGCGGCGACCTGGCCGGGTTCCCCAACGGCCGGCGGGTGAGTGACGACGTGGTCACCATCGAGCTACGGGCGATCGCCGGCTTGACGATCCCCTTGGTGGACAAGTCCTTCACTCCGGATTCAGCGGCGAGCGCGGTACAGGACGGGACGACGAACACCAACTCGCCGTACCTGACGTCCTTCCCGTACCTGGGCACACCCGCAGGTGGATACCAGACCAAGCCAGGCGTGCCGGCGAGCTGA